From one Streptococcus pneumoniae genomic stretch:
- a CDS encoding PTS system mannose/fructose/N-acetylgalactosamine-transporter subunit IIB: MTIIGTRIDGRLIHGQVANLWTTKLNISRIMVVDDEVVNSDIEKSGLKLACPPGVKLSVLTIEKAAANILAGKYDSQRLFIVAKRPAPILGLVERGVAIPELNVGNMSQSPETRSVTRSVNVVDEDIRVFDGLDAKGVKLIHQMVPGDTAKDFLPLLAKVR; the protein is encoded by the coding sequence ATGACAATTATAGGAACTCGTATTGATGGACGTTTGATCCATGGTCAAGTAGCCAATCTTTGGACTACTAAATTGAACATTTCTCGTATCATGGTTGTTGACGATGAAGTAGTCAACAGTGATATTGAAAAATCAGGCTTGAAATTGGCTTGCCCGCCAGGAGTGAAATTGTCTGTATTGACGATTGAAAAGGCAGCAGCCAATATCCTAGCAGGAAAATATGACTCACAACGTCTCTTTATCGTTGCTAAACGTCCAGCGCCAATTCTAGGCTTGGTAGAGCGTGGTGTAGCGATTCCTGAGCTAAATGTCGGCAATATGTCTCAATCACCTGAAACACGCTCTGTGACACGTTCTGTTAACGTTGTTGACGAAGACATTCGTGTATTTGACGGCTTAGATGCCAAAGGCGTGAAATTGATTCACCAAATGGTGCCAGGTGACACCGCTAAAGATTTCTTACCATTGCTTGCAAAGGTGAGATAG
- a CDS encoding glycoside hydrolase family 35 protein, with amino-acid sequence MARFEIKDDFYLDGASFKILSGAIHYFRIHPDDWYHSLYNLKALGFNTVETYVPWNMHEPREGEFDFTGILDLERFLTLAQDLGLYAIVRPSPFICAEWEFGGLPAWLLEKEMRIRSSDPRFLETVARYYAVLLPKLLPYQLNNGGNILMMQIENEYGSYGEDKAYLRAIRDLMVKAGVTCPLFTSDGPWRATLRAGTLIEEDIFVTGNFGSKGAFNFSQMQDFFEEHGKQWPLMCMEFWDGWFNRWKEPIITREPKELAEAVREVMEQGSINLYMFHGGTNFGFMNGCSARGTIDLPQVTSYDYDALLNEQGNPTPKYFAVQQMMKEHFSEYPIKEPLVKECLELSDIPLTAKVSLFETLESLSESTHTSYPKRMEELGQYYGYHLYRTQAEWDADEEKIRVIDGRDRMQLFVDGEKVSIQYQTEIGEDIFVTAEKRKNHQIDILMENMGRVNYGHKLLADTQRKGIRTGVCKDLHFLLDWKQYPLDLTNIEQVDFSKEWQEGQPAFYAFDVKMKALNDAYVDLTGFGKGVAFVNGVNIGRFWNVGPTLSLYIPHGLLKEGNNRIVIFETEGEYQEMIHFVKKPILKQIKGENL; translated from the coding sequence TTGGCAAGATTTGAGATAAAAGATGATTTCTATTTAGATGGAGCATCCTTTAAGATTTTGTCAGGTGCTATCCATTATTTCCGGATTCATCCAGATGACTGGTATCATTCTCTCTATAATTTGAAAGCTCTAGGCTTCAATACAGTTGAAACCTATGTTCCTTGGAATATGCATGAGCCAAGAGAGGGAGAGTTTGATTTCACAGGAATCTTGGATTTGGAACGATTTCTAACGCTTGCTCAAGATTTAGGCCTGTATGCTATTGTACGTCCTTCTCCCTTTATCTGTGCAGAATGGGAATTCGGAGGTTTGCCAGCTTGGCTATTAGAAAAAGAGATGCGTATCCGTTCTTCGGATCCTCGATTTTTAGAAACTGTTGCTCGCTATTATGCTGTTTTATTGCCGAAACTATTACCATATCAACTGAATAACGGAGGTAACATCCTCATGATGCAGATTGAAAATGAATATGGTTCTTACGGTGAGGATAAAGCTTATCTGCGTGCGATTCGCGATTTAATGGTCAAAGCTGGTGTGACTTGTCCGCTGTTTACATCGGATGGGCCGTGGCGTGCGACACTTAGAGCAGGGACGTTGATTGAAGAAGACATCTTTGTGACTGGAAATTTTGGATCTAAAGGAGCCTTTAATTTCTCACAAATGCAAGACTTTTTTGAGGAGCATGGAAAACAGTGGCCGCTGATGTGCATGGAATTTTGGGATGGTTGGTTTAATCGTTGGAAAGAGCCGATTATCACGAGAGAGCCAAAAGAGTTGGCAGAGGCTGTCCGAGAAGTTATGGAGCAAGGGTCGATTAATCTCTATATGTTTCATGGGGGAACAAACTTTGGTTTTATGAATGGATGCTCAGCACGAGGAACCATTGATTTGCCACAAGTGACCTCTTATGACTATGATGCTCTACTCAATGAGCAGGGGAATCCAACGCCGAAGTATTTTGCGGTTCAGCAGATGATGAAAGAGCATTTCTCAGAGTATCCGATCAAAGAGCCTTTGGTGAAAGAGTGCTTGGAGTTGAGCGATATTCCTTTGACTGCTAAGGTGAGCTTGTTTGAAACCTTGGAGAGTCTATCAGAGTCAACTCATACTTCTTATCCAAAGCGGATGGAAGAGTTGGGTCAATACTATGGCTACCATCTCTATCGGACTCAGGCAGAATGGGATGCGGATGAAGAAAAGATTCGGGTCATTGATGGCCGGGATCGGATGCAACTCTTTGTTGATGGGGAGAAAGTCTCGATTCAGTATCAGACAGAGATTGGAGAAGATATCTTTGTCACAGCTGAAAAGAGGAAAAATCATCAGATTGACATTCTCATGGAAAATATGGGGCGTGTTAATTATGGACACAAGCTTCTTGCGGATACCCAGAGAAAAGGGATTCGAACAGGCGTTTGTAAAGATCTTCATTTCTTACTTGATTGGAAACAATATCCGCTTGATTTGACTAATATTGAGCAGGTAGATTTTTCAAAAGAGTGGCAGGAAGGTCAGCCAGCTTTCTATGCTTTTGACGTGAAAATGAAAGCGCTTAATGATGCTTATGTAGATTTGACTGGATTTGGAAAGGGCGTTGCCTTTGTCAATGGTGTCAATATCGGACGTTTTTGGAATGTCGGACCGACACTTTCCCTGTATATTCCACATGGACTGCTTAAAGAGGGCAATAATCGCATTGTCATCTTTGAGACGGAAGGGGAATATCAGGAAATGATTCACTTTGTTAAAAAACCTATATTGAAACAAATAAAGGGGGAAAACTTATGA
- a CDS encoding SIS domain-containing protein → MLKYSKEELVQLGAEITTREIYQQPDVWKEAFAAYKDQLAAIKEFLEGIAEKHSYVKVILTGAGTSAYVGDTLLPYFTSIYDEREWNFRSIATTDLVAGPLHHFQKDVPTVLVSFARSGNSPESVAAVDLAKALVDDLYQITITCAADGKLAQHAKGDEKNLLLLQPSRSNDAGFAMTSSFTSMMLTALLVFDKASVEEKEEKFAVLARLTEEVLGKDQEVQDLVELDFNRVIYLGAGPFFGLAHEAQLKILELTAGQVATMYESPVGFRHGPKSLINEETVVLVFGSNNDYTRQYDLDLVKEVAGDKIARKVIYLGEKIEDLEGVHQVPLGCGGVLTDIYRVFPYIAYAQLFALLTSLKVENKPDTPSPTGTVNRVVQGVIIHEFNN, encoded by the coding sequence ATGTTAAAATATTCTAAAGAAGAATTGGTCCAGTTGGGAGCAGAGATCACTACACGTGAAATTTACCAACAACCAGACGTTTGGAAAGAAGCTTTTGCAGCTTATAAGGATCAGCTGGCTGCAATTAAGGAGTTTTTAGAAGGTATTGCTGAAAAGCATAGCTATGTCAAGGTGATTTTAACAGGGGCTGGGACGTCTGCCTATGTCGGAGATACTCTTCTTCCTTACTTTACTTCGATTTATGACGAACGTGAGTGGAATTTCCGATCGATTGCAACAACGGATTTGGTCGCAGGTCCGCTCCATCATTTCCAAAAAGATGTGCCGACGGTTCTTGTGTCTTTTGCTCGCAGTGGAAATTCGCCAGAGAGTGTGGCAGCTGTGGATTTGGCAAAGGCTTTGGTTGATGATTTGTATCAAATCACGATTACTTGTGCAGCAGATGGAAAATTAGCCCAGCATGCTAAAGGGGATGAGAAAAATCTCTTGTTATTGCAACCAAGTCGTTCAAATGACGCTGGTTTTGCGATGACAAGTAGCTTTACATCGATGATGTTGACAGCTCTTTTAGTCTTTGACAAGGCAAGTGTAGAAGAAAAAGAAGAAAAATTTGCAGTCTTAGCTCGCTTGACTGAAGAAGTTTTGGGCAAGGATCAAGAAGTGCAAGATTTGGTAGAGCTTGATTTTAACCGTGTGATTTATCTAGGAGCAGGTCCATTCTTTGGTTTGGCTCATGAAGCGCAGTTGAAAATCTTGGAATTGACAGCAGGACAAGTAGCAACTATGTATGAAAGCCCAGTTGGTTTCCGTCATGGTCCGAAATCATTGATTAACGAAGAGACCGTGGTCCTTGTCTTTGGCTCAAACAATGACTATACTCGTCAGTACGACCTTGATTTGGTTAAGGAAGTGGCTGGTGATAAGATTGCTCGTAAGGTGATCTATCTCGGTGAGAAAATCGAGGACCTCGAAGGTGTTCATCAAGTGCCACTCGGCTGTGGTGGAGTCTTGACCGACATTTACCGTGTCTTCCCATACATTGCCTATGCGCAGCTCTTTGCCCTTTTGACTTCCTTGAAGGTGGAAAATAAACCAGATACGCCATCTCCAACTGGCACTGTCAATCGTGTGGTGCAGGGTGTCATTATTCATGAATTTAACAACTAA
- the lacD gene encoding tagatose-bisphosphate aldolase, whose translation MKKLTVTEGKLRHLQNLSDENGVIGALAIDQRGSLKKMLASGKIETGEDGIVTFKELISTELTPYATSILLDPEYGVPASKLRAEGAGLIVAYEKTGYDATEEGRFPDLLPNWSAKRIKELGGDAVKVLLYYDVDDKPEINDVKHAWVERVGSECVAEDIPYFLEIVTYDASNEDVKSAAYAKVKPHKVNEAMRVFSDARYNVDVLKVEVPVNMNFVEGYTAEGVEAVYTLDEAKAFFKEQAEVTHLPFIFLSAGVSAALFQETLRVAKAAGSNFNGVLCGRATWKDSVDVFANEGVEETRAWLASEGRKNIEDLNAVLLETAVSWKEKVEVPYEDVRGF comes from the coding sequence ATGAAAAAATTGACCGTAACCGAAGGAAAACTCCGTCACCTTCAAAATTTGTCCGATGAAAATGGCGTGATTGGAGCGCTTGCCATTGACCAACGTGGCTCTCTTAAAAAAATGCTTGCTAGTGGCAAGATTGAAACAGGTGAAGACGGGATTGTGACCTTTAAGGAATTGATTTCAACGGAATTGACTCCTTATGCGACCTCTATCCTTTTGGATCCTGAGTATGGGGTGCCTGCAAGTAAGCTCCGTGCTGAGGGTGCTGGTTTGATTGTCGCTTATGAAAAGACTGGTTACGATGCGACAGAAGAAGGTCGATTCCCAGATTTATTGCCAAATTGGTCAGCAAAACGGATCAAAGAATTAGGAGGAGACGCTGTTAAGGTTCTTCTTTACTATGATGTAGATGACAAGCCAGAAATCAATGATGTCAAGCATGCTTGGGTAGAGCGCGTGGGTAGCGAATGTGTGGCAGAGGACATTCCTTATTTCCTTGAAATCGTGACTTATGATGCGAGTAACGAAGATGTCAAGAGTGCAGCGTATGCCAAGGTAAAACCACATAAGGTCAATGAAGCAATGCGTGTCTTTTCAGACGCTCGCTACAATGTTGACGTCTTGAAAGTAGAAGTACCTGTCAATATGAACTTTGTAGAAGGCTACACAGCAGAAGGCGTTGAAGCAGTTTATACCTTGGACGAAGCAAAAGCATTCTTCAAGGAACAAGCAGAAGTGACTCACTTGCCATTTATCTTCCTCAGTGCAGGAGTAAGTGCAGCGCTCTTCCAAGAAACGTTGAGAGTAGCCAAAGCTGCAGGTTCAAACTTCAATGGTGTGTTGTGCGGACGCGCGACTTGGAAAGACTCTGTGGATGTCTTTGCAAATGAGGGCGTGGAAGAAACTCGTGCATGGCTAGCCAGTGAAGGACGCAAAAATATCGAAGACTTGAACGCTGTTCTTCTTGAAACAGCAGTTAGCTGGAAAGAAAAAGTGGAAGTTCCTTACGAGGACGTTCGTGGATTCTAA
- the ruvB gene encoding Holliday junction branch migration DNA helicase RuvB: MSRILDMEQLGDEELVERTLRPQYLREYIGQDKVKNQLQIFIDAAKLRDEALDHVLLFGPPGLGKTTMAFVIANELGVNLKQTSGPVIEKAGDLVAILNDLEPGDVLFIDEIHRLPMAVEEVLYSAMEDFYIDIMIGAGETSRSVHLDLPPFTLIGATTRAGMLSNPLRARFGITGHMEYYEEADLTEIVERTADIFEMEITHEAARELSMRSRGTPRIANRLLKRVRDFAQIKGNGVIDETMTDQALTMLDVDHEGLDYVDQKILRTMIEMYGGGPVGLGTLSVNIAEERETVEDMYEPYLIQKGFIMRTRTGRVATQKAYQHLGIPYTEK; this comes from the coding sequence ATGAGTAGAATTTTAGATATGGAACAGCTAGGAGATGAGGAGTTGGTCGAGCGGACCCTTCGTCCTCAATATTTACGCGAGTATATCGGTCAGGACAAGGTCAAGAACCAGCTTCAGATTTTCATCGATGCTGCGAAATTACGAGATGAAGCCTTGGATCATGTGCTCTTGTTTGGTCCTCCGGGGCTTGGAAAGACGACCATGGCTTTTGTTATTGCCAATGAACTAGGGGTCAATCTCAAACAAACGTCAGGTCCCGTCATTGAAAAGGCTGGTGATTTGGTGGCGATTTTAAATGACCTTGAGCCAGGAGATGTCTTGTTTATTGATGAGATTCATCGCTTGCCCATGGCTGTGGAGGAGGTCCTTTACAGTGCGATGGAGGATTTTTACATCGATATTATGATTGGAGCTGGAGAGACCAGCCGTAGTGTTCATTTGGATTTGCCGCCCTTTACCTTGATTGGAGCGACCACTCGGGCAGGAATGTTGTCCAATCCCTTGCGTGCTCGTTTTGGGATTACAGGGCACATGGAGTACTATGAAGAGGCGGATTTGACGGAGATTGTTGAGCGAACAGCGGATATCTTTGAGATGGAAATTACCCACGAAGCAGCGCGGGAGTTGTCTATGCGGAGTCGTGGAACCCCTCGGATTGCCAATCGTTTACTAAAACGGGTGCGGGATTTTGCCCAGATTAAGGGCAATGGTGTGATTGATGAGACGATGACAGATCAAGCCTTGACCATGCTAGATGTGGATCATGAGGGGCTAGATTATGTGGATCAAAAAATCCTCCGCACCATGATTGAGATGTATGGCGGAGGTCCTGTCGGCTTAGGAACGCTTTCGGTCAATATCGCTGAAGAGCGAGAGACGGTCGAGGATATGTATGAACCGTATTTGATTCAAAAAGGCTTTATCATGCGGACGCGCACAGGGCGCGTGGCTACGCAGAAAGCTTATCAGCATTTGGGGATTCCTTATACAGAAAAGTAG
- a CDS encoding TetR-like C-terminal domain-containing protein, whose translation MESNKRQKTKRIIEKAMVELLKHESFDQITTVKLTQTAKISRSSFYTHYRDKYDMIEQYQDKVFHQLEYVFGKYWKDKHQAIIEVFTFLSQEDLLAALLTENGTKEIQTFLRHKLQVMLSEDLYQRFDHKKLSPIETEYSHVYLTNAVFGVCQMWIARGKKENPTQIADFLMKMLG comes from the coding sequence ATGGAAAGTAATAAACGCCAAAAGACCAAACGGATCATCGAAAAAGCTATGGTTGAGCTTCTCAAACACGAGTCGTTTGATCAGATTACGACAGTAAAATTGACTCAAACCGCTAAGATCAGCCGCAGTAGTTTTTATACCCACTACCGCGATAAATACGATATGATCGAGCAATATCAAGACAAGGTCTTTCATCAACTGGAGTATGTTTTTGGCAAATACTGGAAAGACAAACACCAAGCCATCATCGAGGTCTTTACCTTTCTATCCCAAGAAGATCTCCTAGCTGCCCTACTGACTGAAAATGGCACTAAAGAAATCCAGACCTTTCTCCGCCATAAATTACAGGTCATGCTGTCTGAAGATTTGTATCAACGATTTGACCACAAAAAACTCTCCCCAATAGAGACTGAGTACAGCCATGTCTATCTGACCAACGCCGTTTTCGGAGTTTGTCAAATGTGGATTGCCAGAGGAAAAAAAGAAAATCCAACCCAAATTGCAGATTTCCTAATGAAGATGTTGGGGTAA
- a CDS encoding PTS sugar transporter subunit IIA, with product MSKHLVLVSHGQFCEGLKQSTEMIMGPQENIHTVSLLPAEGPEEFQAKFLDTIKDLDDFVVFADLMGGTPCNVVSRLIMEGQEIDLYAGMNMPMVIRFINDALLGTTSNYHESTSEYVQYVNEILSGMADDEDE from the coding sequence ATGAGTAAACATTTAGTATTGGTCAGCCATGGTCAATTCTGTGAAGGCTTAAAACAAAGTACAGAGATGATTATGGGACCTCAAGAAAACATTCATACTGTATCATTGCTACCAGCAGAAGGTCCAGAAGAGTTTCAAGCAAAATTCTTGGATACCATTAAAGACTTGGATGATTTCGTTGTCTTTGCCGACTTGATGGGCGGTACTCCTTGTAATGTAGTCAGCAGACTCATTATGGAAGGACAGGAAATTGATCTTTATGCAGGAATGAATATGCCGATGGTGATTCGCTTCATCAATGACGCTCTTCTAGGAACAACATCAAATTACCATGAAAGCACTTCAGAGTACGTTCAATATGTCAATGAAATCCTCAGTGGCATGGCAGACGATGAAGATGAATAA
- a CDS encoding aldose epimerase family protein, whose translation MKAIRVDAFGTIDGQDVYRYQLENDAGYRLVVMSYGATILEYQTPDRAGDFANIILGYDSLEAYVGNSPKHGASIGPVAGRIAKAQFTLDGKTYDLEVNNASNCNHSGSTGWDSSHFQLEEKSDHSVTFYLERLDGTGGFPGNLKIWVTYGLSEEGEVEVSYQVQTDQTTLINPTNHSYFNLSGHTDQVIDDHELTIYSTGVYPVDEVSLPALEVDSKASFVKDLQAGVRLGAIFASDDPQIALVGGGLDHPFLLDKEEPIGVCLYHPETGRQLSVRTDCPVAVVYTANYPDNHAENRPLHNGIALEMQAIPNAIHRPEKEQIILRSGQVFISTTTYQASVR comes from the coding sequence ATGAAAGCGATTCGTGTAGATGCGTTTGGGACAATAGATGGTCAAGATGTGTATCGCTATCAGCTAGAAAATGACGCTGGTTATCGTTTGGTGGTGATGAGCTATGGAGCGACGATTTTGGAGTACCAGACGCCCGATCGGGCAGGAGATTTTGCAAATATCATCTTGGGGTATGATTCCCTAGAAGCGTATGTTGGAAATAGCCCTAAACATGGGGCTAGTATTGGACCCGTGGCAGGACGAATTGCAAAAGCTCAGTTCACCCTAGATGGAAAAACTTATGATTTAGAAGTGAACAATGCTAGTAACTGCAACCACAGTGGCTCAACTGGCTGGGATAGCAGTCATTTTCAGCTAGAGGAAAAAAGTGATCATTCTGTGACCTTTTATTTGGAAAGGCTTGATGGGACAGGCGGATTTCCGGGGAATCTCAAGATTTGGGTGACGTATGGCTTGTCTGAGGAGGGTGAGGTCGAAGTGTCTTATCAAGTGCAGACAGACCAGACTACTCTTATCAATCCGACTAACCATAGCTATTTTAATCTCAGTGGGCACACAGATCAGGTCATTGATGACCATGAGTTGACGATTTATAGCACAGGCGTCTATCCAGTGGATGAAGTGAGCTTGCCAGCTTTAGAGGTGGATAGCAAGGCAAGTTTTGTCAAAGATTTGCAGGCTGGGGTCCGTTTGGGGGCAATATTTGCTTCAGACGATCCCCAGATCGCCCTAGTAGGTGGTGGTTTGGACCATCCTTTCTTGCTGGACAAGGAGGAGCCGATCGGAGTTTGTCTTTATCATCCAGAAACAGGTCGGCAGTTGAGCGTTCGGACAGATTGTCCTGTGGCGGTGGTTTACACGGCAAATTATCCTGATAATCATGCAGAAAATCGTCCGCTTCACAATGGCATTGCCTTAGAAATGCAAGCTATTCCAAATGCCATTCATCGTCCTGAAAAAGAGCAGATTATTCTAAGAAGTGGGCAAGTCTTTATCAGTACCACGACTTATCAGGCAAGTGTGAGATAA
- a CDS encoding GntR family transcriptional regulator, giving the protein MVVPKYQYIKDELKNKIISGQFENGDKFYTEAELIALYNVSSITVVRALNELAKDGYIIRQQGKGTFVSRARKHKLVEFSDVELFDSQDDDQVTVLSIERENEDHILEKLGLKNTQFYYKIERIRKAKGVVYLYDRSYIPEQYINANYPDLSYYSSIYKRFKEDYHIHLNDEHFEESNVILFPTPEDICQVLEIDKTFPVVYQEKTTQLEATGQVIEYDETYKRADFFKIKFVSRNRPN; this is encoded by the coding sequence ATGGTTGTCCCTAAATACCAGTATATCAAGGACGAACTAAAAAATAAAATTATCTCAGGTCAATTTGAAAATGGAGATAAATTCTATACGGAGGCTGAACTGATTGCTCTGTACAATGTTAGTTCCATTACAGTTGTCAGAGCACTCAATGAACTTGCTAAAGATGGCTACATTATCCGCCAGCAAGGAAAAGGTACTTTCGTATCTCGTGCTCGTAAGCACAAATTAGTAGAATTCTCTGATGTAGAACTCTTTGACTCTCAAGATGATGACCAAGTAACGGTACTTTCTATCGAACGAGAAAACGAAGATCATATCCTAGAAAAGCTAGGCTTGAAAAACACACAATTCTACTACAAAATTGAGCGTATCCGTAAGGCAAAAGGAGTAGTCTATCTCTATGACAGATCCTACATCCCTGAGCAATACATCAACGCTAACTACCCAGACTTGTCTTATTACAGCTCAATTTACAAACGATTCAAAGAAGATTATCATATCCACTTAAATGACGAGCATTTTGAAGAAAGCAATGTTATCTTGTTCCCAACTCCAGAAGACATCTGCCAAGTGCTTGAAATTGATAAGACCTTCCCAGTGGTCTATCAAGAAAAAACAACACAACTGGAAGCGACTGGCCAAGTCATTGAATACGATGAAACTTACAAACGAGCTGACTTCTTCAAGATTAAGTTCGTCTCAAGAAATCGTCCAAACTAA
- a CDS encoding nucleotidyltransferase family protein has product METKDILDSFLQNATMMEILGIIREQKLSDGWLCAGSVRNFIWNTLSGYSAFDEETDVDVIFFDPEISYEETLAIEKSLKERHPRFQWEVKNQVYMHIHSPHTEPYMSSQDAMSKYPEQCTAVGLRLLENDELELFAPYGLEDIVNFRLRPTPHFVANRERMALYNARIQKKNWDKKWPKVQKDLEI; this is encoded by the coding sequence ATGGAAACAAAAGACATACTAGACAGTTTTTTGCAGAACGCTACTATGATGGAGATTTTAGGAATTATTCGTGAACAAAAGCTCAGTGATGGATGGCTGTGTGCAGGTAGCGTGCGCAATTTCATCTGGAATACCTTGTCTGGCTATTCAGCTTTTGATGAGGAGACAGATGTAGATGTGATTTTCTTTGATCCAGAGATTTCCTATGAAGAGACGCTTGCGATTGAGAAGTCTCTGAAAGAGCGTCATCCACGATTCCAGTGGGAAGTGAAAAATCAAGTCTATATGCATATTCATAGTCCGCATACAGAGCCTTATATGAGTTCGCAGGATGCGATGAGTAAGTACCCAGAGCAGTGTACGGCAGTGGGCTTGCGTTTGCTGGAAAATGACGAGTTAGAGCTGTTTGCGCCCTATGGTTTGGAGGATATTGTGAATTTTCGCTTGCGTCCAACTCCGCATTTTGTAGCAAATAGAGAGCGAATGGCGCTTTATAATGCACGCATTCAGAAGAAAAATTGGGATAAAAAATGGCCAAAGGTACAAAAGGATTTAGAAATTTGA
- a CDS encoding PTS system mannose/fructose/sorbose family transporter subunit IID: MMKSNYKLTKEDFNQINKRSMFTYQLGWNYERMQGSGYLYMLLPQLRKMYGDGTPELKEMMQLHTQFFNTSPFFHTIIAGIDLALEENEGVASKDAVNGVKTGLMGPFAPIGDSIFGSLVPAIMGSIAATMAKENSFIGILLWMAVAVGYDIFRWKQLEVAYKEGTALVTTMRDKLTALVDAASVLGVFMLGALIATMINVEVSWVPHVGDKAIDIQAMINQIFPRLVPAVVTGAIFWLLGRKGMTSTKAILIIIAIALGLSALGRFAFGMGV, translated from the coding sequence ATGATGAAGTCTAATTACAAACTTACCAAAGAAGATTTTAATCAAATTAACAAACGTAGTATGTTCACTTACCAACTTGGTTGGAACTATGAACGGATGCAAGGTTCTGGTTATCTTTACATGCTCTTGCCACAACTTCGTAAAATGTACGGAGACGGCACTCCTGAGCTAAAAGAAATGATGCAACTGCATACGCAATTCTTTAATACATCACCATTCTTCCATACAATTATCGCAGGTATCGACCTTGCCTTGGAAGAAAATGAAGGTGTTGCTTCTAAAGATGCGGTAAACGGTGTAAAAACTGGTTTGATGGGACCATTTGCTCCTATCGGAGACTCTATCTTTGGCTCTCTTGTTCCAGCGATTATGGGTTCTATCGCTGCAACGATGGCAAAAGAAAATAGCTTTATTGGTATTCTTCTTTGGATGGCAGTAGCAGTAGGTTATGATATCTTCCGTTGGAAACAACTTGAAGTAGCTTATAAAGAAGGTACAGCTCTTGTCACAACCATGCGTGATAAATTGACTGCCTTGGTTGATGCGGCTTCTGTTCTTGGGGTCTTCATGCTTGGTGCCTTGATTGCAACCATGATTAACGTAGAAGTATCTTGGGTTCCTCATGTTGGTGACAAAGCGATTGATATTCAAGCTATGATCAATCAAATCTTCCCACGCTTGGTACCAGCTGTGGTTACAGGAGCTATCTTCTGGTTACTTGGTCGTAAAGGTATGACTTCTACAAAAGCAATCTTGATTATCATTGCCATCGCTCTTGGTTTGTCTGCCCTTGGTCGCTTCGCATTTGGAATGGGAGTGTAA
- a CDS encoding PTS mannose/fructose/sorbose/N-acetylgalactosamine transporter subunit IIC encodes MIQWWQILLLTLYSAYQICDELTIVSSAGSPVFAGFITGLVMGDLKTGLFIGGSLQLVVLGVGTFGGASRIDATSGAVLATAFSVAQGIDAELAISTIAVPVAALLTYADILGRFSTTYFAHRVDAAVERFDYKGIERNYLLGAIPWAASRAVPVLFALAFGGGFVQTVVDLIKQYQWFADGLTLAARMLPGLGFAILLHYLPLKRNLHYLGLGFAITAMLTTVFGGLQALSGAVGTLAGAYDEKAEAAIGFASSAFDKGLPMIGVAIVGIALAVLHYKNSQNVTVVAAPSNSESGEIEDDEV; translated from the coding sequence ATGATTCAATGGTGGCAAATTCTTTTACTTACCTTGTACTCAGCTTATCAAATCTGTGATGAGTTGACCATCGTATCTTCAGCAGGTTCGCCTGTATTTGCAGGTTTCATTACAGGACTTGTCATGGGAGATTTGAAGACAGGTCTGTTTATCGGTGGTTCTCTTCAATTGGTAGTGCTTGGGGTTGGTACCTTTGGTGGTGCGTCTCGTATTGACGCGACATCTGGTGCGGTTTTGGCGACTGCTTTCTCAGTAGCACAAGGAATTGATGCTGAGCTTGCAATCTCAACAATTGCGGTGCCAGTGGCAGCACTTCTTACTTATGCCGATATCCTCGGTCGTTTCTCAACTACTTACTTCGCTCACCGTGTGGATGCAGCCGTTGAACGCTTTGACTACAAAGGCATTGAGCGTAACTACCTTCTAGGTGCGATTCCTTGGGCAGCTTCTCGTGCGGTGCCAGTGCTTTTTGCCCTTGCATTTGGTGGAGGTTTCGTTCAAACTGTTGTAGATCTTATTAAACAATATCAATGGTTTGCAGATGGTTTGACTCTTGCAGCTCGTATGCTTCCAGGTCTAGGGTTTGCAATCTTGCTTCACTACCTTCCACTCAAACGCAACCTTCACTATCTTGGTCTAGGTTTTGCAATTACAGCAATGTTGACAACTGTCTTTGGTGGTCTTCAAGCACTTAGTGGTGCTGTTGGCACACTTGCAGGCGCTTATGATGAAAAAGCAGAAGCTGCGATTGGTTTTGCCTCTTCAGCATTTGACAAAGGGCTTCCAATGATCGGTGTAGCTATCGTCGGTATCGCTCTTGCTGTCCTTCACTATAAAAATAGCCAAAATGTAACAGTGGTTGCAGCGCCATCTAACTCAGAAAGTGGGGAAATCGAAGATGATGAAGTCTAA